The Streptomyces sp. NBC_00454 DNA segment GCCGGGGCAGCGCCGGTAGACGGTCGCGTTCATCTCCTGGAGCAGGGCCACCGCGTCCAGGTTCTCCCGGCCGCCGTGCTCGTTGGGGGTCCACTCGCCCTCGGAGCGCGAGTAGTCGAGGTAGAGCATCGAGGCCACCGCGTCCACGCGCAGCCCGTCCACGTGGAACTCCTGGCACCAGTACACGGCGTTGGCGACGAGGAAGTTGCGCACCTCGCGGCGGCCGTAGTCGAACTCCAGCGTCCCCCAGTCCGGGTGCGCGGCCCGCTGCGGGTCGTGGTGCTCGTACAGCGGCCGCCCGTCGAACTCGGCGAGCGCCCAGTCGTCGCGCGGGAAGTGCGCGGGCACCCAGTCGACGATCACCCCGATCCCGGCCCGGTGCAGGGCGTCCACCAGGAAGCGGAAGTCGTCGGGGGTGCCCATCCGGGAGGTCGGCGCGTAGAAGCCGGTGACCTGGTAGCCCCACGAGCCGCCGAAGGGGTGCTCGGCGACCGGCATCAGCTCCACGTGCGTGAAGCCGAGCTCCGTGACGTACGCGGGCAGCTGCTCGGCCAGCTGCCGGTACGAGAGCCCCGGCCGCCAGGACGCCAGGTGCAGCTCGTACACGGAGAAGGGGGCCTGGTGCGGCGGGCGGTCGCCGCGCGCGGCCATCCACTCGGCGTCCTGCCACACGTAGCGGGAGGCGGTGACCACGGAGGCGTTGGCCGGCGGGACCTCCGCGTGCTTGGCCATCGGGTCGGCCCGCAGGGTGTGCGAGCCGTCCGGGCGGGTGATGTCGTACTTGTACAGCGCGCCCTCGCCGACCCCGGGCAGGAACAGCTCCCACACGCCGGTCGCGCCGAGCGAGCGCATCGGATAGGCGACGGAGTCCCAGTGCGAGAAGTCCCCGGTGACCCGCACCCCCTGGGCATTGGGCGCCCACACCGTGAACCGGGTGCCGGCCGTGCCCTGGTGCTCCATCGGCTCCGCGCCGAGCGCCGTCCACAGTTCCTCGTGGCGGCCCTCGCCGATCAGGTGCAGGTCGAGCTCACCGAGCGCGGGCAGGAAGCGGTAGGGGTCGTGGACCTCCACCTCGTCGCTGTCGTACGCCACCAGCAGCCGGTAGTCCGGTACCCCGTTCAGGGGCAGCAGACCGGAGAACAGCCCGTCCCCGTCGTCGAAGAGCTCGGCCCGCAGCCCCTTCGCGAGGATGGTCACGGCCTTCGCGTACGGGCGCAGCACCCGGAAGGACACCCCGCTGCGCTGCACGCGGGCACCCAGCACCCCGTGGGGGTCGTGGTGGCGGCCCTCCAGGAGCCGGGCCCGTTCCTCCGCTCCCAGCGCGGGCGCCGGCCGGACCCCGTGCGGCGGGGCGGCCCGGCGGGCCCGCGGGGGCCGGGCCTTCTTCGCACCACCTGCTTCAAGGGTGGCGGCTGCGGGGGCGGCGGGGGTGGTGACGGCGACAGCGGTTTCGTCGCGGACGGTCGGTGACGGCTGTCGTGCGGCGCTCACGCGAGCGGCCTCCTCGGGGGCTTCGGGTGGGGGGTGGCTCCGCCGGGGGCGGGGGGATGAGTGCGGTGGGAGGGGGGACGCTGCGGCTCGGACAGCCGGCGGATCGCCGCCATCGGCACGTGCAGCCAGTCGGGTCGGTGCCG contains these protein-coding regions:
- the glgB gene encoding 1,4-alpha-glucan branching enzyme, encoding MSAARQPSPTVRDETAVAVTTPAAPAAATLEAGGAKKARPPRARRAAPPHGVRPAPALGAEERARLLEGRHHDPHGVLGARVQRSGVSFRVLRPYAKAVTILAKGLRAELFDDGDGLFSGLLPLNGVPDYRLLVAYDSDEVEVHDPYRFLPALGELDLHLIGEGRHEELWTALGAEPMEHQGTAGTRFTVWAPNAQGVRVTGDFSHWDSVAYPMRSLGATGVWELFLPGVGEGALYKYDITRPDGSHTLRADPMAKHAEVPPANASVVTASRYVWQDAEWMAARGDRPPHQAPFSVYELHLASWRPGLSYRQLAEQLPAYVTELGFTHVELMPVAEHPFGGSWGYQVTGFYAPTSRMGTPDDFRFLVDALHRAGIGVIVDWVPAHFPRDDWALAEFDGRPLYEHHDPQRAAHPDWGTLEFDYGRREVRNFLVANAVYWCQEFHVDGLRVDAVASMLYLDYSRSEGEWTPNEHGGRENLDAVALLQEMNATVYRRCPGVVTIAEESTAWPGVTRPTDGGGLGFGLKWNMGWMHDTLRYASKESVHRKYHHHDMTFGMVYAFSENYVLPISHDEVVHGKRSLVSKMPGDWWQQRAAHRAYLGFMWAHPGKQLLFMGQEFAQGSEWSETYGPDWWLLDSSYAAAGDHRGVRSLVGDLNRTYRAAPALWERDTVPEGFAWVEADAAEDNVFAFLRFAQDGSPLLCVSNFSPVVRHAYRIGVPEEVPLWREVLNTDLEPYGGSGVHHTQPLRPEPVPSQGRAASLRLTLPPLATVWLRPMP